The sequence TGAGAAAAACAAGAAGGGCGGAAAATGTTCCAGGCTGGGCCTTTTGGCTGATCGGGAAGGGACTTCAGTCCTATCCTAAGGGAGCTAACTGGTGCTCGCCGGTTCGGCCTAACCAAACTCGTGCACCGCGGCTTCACGCTCATCGACGACCCGGAATCAGTGTTTTGCAAGGCCCTTGGCGAAACCGCAGCGCTCACAACCCGTTCTGCAGCCATCATCGGGTCGTCAGCTTCCACGGTTTCAGATGCGACAAGCTCCTCACCATAGTACTCTTCGACCTGGTACGTTGGCATCTCCTTACCGACCTTTGAGGGCTTTGGCCTCGCGTTCCAACGTGTCGCGGTCATTGCCGTGCTTTGCAATCAGCTCTCGGACCTGCGGGATAGACAGGCCGAATTTGCTCGCAAAATAGCCGACTTCGTATTCCTCATCGCCGCTCACGCGGCCGCGATCCTGATAGCCAAGCTTGTTTTTGTCGTCGGTCATCGTGCTCATCCCAAGCTACTACGTTCGACCGCAACGTGCGTCGCGCCGAATTGTTTCGCTTTGCACCGTGAGACAAACAGGATCTTACCGCCTTGCCTTTCGCCAACCGGCCGCACGCGCCTCGTCTTCGGTGCAAAACCACCGCTCGCCATATTGAGGGCTGATCTTCGTCTCCCAGTAATGTTCTTGGCCGGGCACATGGTAAATGCGCTCCCCGGTATTGATCGAGATGTTGCCCTTGATGTTGCAACCAATGGAAAGGAGCGAGGCGCTAGGAGCCGTGTCGACAATGCCTTCGGGTTGCATGACGCTTGGTGCTGCGCCGATGATATTGGGGTTATGCGAGAGGATAACGGCGAGGG comes from Mesorhizobium japonicum MAFF 303099 and encodes:
- a CDS encoding DUF3606 domain-containing protein, translated to MTDDKNKLGYQDRGRVSGDEEYEVGYFASKFGLSIPQVRELIAKHGNDRDTLEREAKALKGR
- a CDS encoding sunset domain-containing protein, with protein sequence MGKVQQQHNIGADQAGRWRKNAKKRRRRGFWRLEYLFALILVPLAVILSHNPNIIGAAPSVMQPEGIVDTAPSASLLSIGCNIKGNISINTGERIYHVPGQEHYWETKISPQYGERWFCTEDEARAAGWRKARR